In Heptranchias perlo isolate sHepPer1 chromosome 13, sHepPer1.hap1, whole genome shotgun sequence, the genomic stretch TGACCAAAGCAATTCTTCCCCCTTATTTTTTCTCCCATCCCTCATTTGTAACTAGTATTTCTATTCTGGGAGACTGGCACCATGACAAGTGAAATTTGGTTCAAGTGCAGGCCTGCTTACGCATACATACTTCCATTTTACAATGACAGTCATACTTGATTTATTATTTCAGTAAACTGAGCGCATTTGTCAGTTTGAAAAGTAAACCATTACAGAATTCATAAATTGCCAATGTGCAATTTATATGCAGTAGATATTAAAATGTGGATTTACTTAAGCTTGAGCAGATCATTAAAATCAGCTCGAATTCAGTGTTGATCGTCTTGGTTTTGAGTATTTGTTACTTCTTCTCAGGCTTTACTGCAATTACAGCCACCAATCCCATCTGGCTAATAAAGACACGTTTGCAACTGGATGCACGGTAAATAAattctttttatttgtttaatACAGCACTTTTTACTAATGGGAAGAAAATCAAACTTGTTATCATACTCTGCATATTGTCATGCAACTGTTAGCAAAAGAACAAATTGTTCCCTTTAAAAAGTTAAGCAAGTGCTGTTCGAAGTTTCACAAACAGCTAATGAACAACAACATTTTTCAAAATTGATGTCTTGATCCTTTGTATCGATTTGCTGTATTAAATATGCGACTTGGTAAAATGCCTGAGCCTTTGTATTTTACAAAAAAATTGATTGTTACATTCATATCTGTAACAATACACGGAGATCAGCGTGTTTATGCTAAATTGCATGTGGAAACTTGCATATAAGtatagatggtgcacactgcatgtGAAACCACGTGATATTGATGTCACATTGTGAAGCAGTCTCTCGAGGCAAATACCATAACTTTAAAAATTATTCCTTTCCCAGAATGATAAAGCAACATGCAATTTAATTTGCTTGCACAGACATTAAGTTCATTCACATAAAGGTATTCCATTCATTATCACATGCACTAGCGCACAAGTTTATAATAGTGCATTCCTGTACTAACTTTAGCCATATCTACTTTTCCATGTACACCAGAGATAACTGATAGATGGATCTAGGCCATCAAAgaactgctgagagaaaatgtGAATATATTATCAGCATTGTAAATTCTAGACCAGCAGCTCCATAAATATAGACAATAAGTTCTCTATTTTATGATAGCACAGAAGCTGTCGTTGTGAAAGTGAGGGTGATGTCAGGTTTcttgggtgggggttgggggaggggtggagttgcCCTACTTGTCCTTGATATGTAATCATATAGTCTCAACTATTCCCACTCTGATTCATGTATTATAAAGTATTACTGGTTGTTTCTGAGAAGACCTGGGTTGTATTTTTATCTTTGTTTTCTGTAAATAAATGCAGTAcgtatgttttttttattgctaTAAAATGGAATCTCGGAATCCTATTTTTTCCCTAAATGATGGACCCCAGTGTGTTGTGATAACCCATTGTGCGACTTCTGCTATGAGAATCCATATAAGAATGTGTCCTAGAAAAATGTGGAGACAGGAAGGCTTAGCATTTATATAGTAGTGCCTCATGCTTTCATATTAAGTACAACTGCAACATTAAGGGACTGCACTGCTGTTGCTTAGCACAGTTTGAATTTCAAAACGCTATCATTTTTGTACAAATAGAATTTTAAATAGAAGGATAGCAAATGCTAAATCAGAGAAACATCTTTTTCTTCAATGCTGGGGAAATCCTAATGACATAATCACCACTTAACTAATTACCACAAATGAAAGGCATCTAATATTGTGTGTTTTTTACAGTGTTATGTATTAAGGGCTGATGAAGTTGTCTGTTTTGTTCTTTGGACTGGATTGGCCACCCGTCAAAGAATTGCCATCTATCTAGCTCTTCAATTCAAGTTCTGTTGAGACGTACAGAAGGTATTGAAAACCTGTATAGACATTGTTTAATTGGAATTACTATCTCTTTGTCCATTTTTTGTTTTGTAGGAACCGAGGCGAAAGGCGAATGAGTGCTTTTGAATGTGTGCGAAGAGTTTATCGCTCTGATGGTATCAGAGGCTTCTACAGAGGAATGTCCGCTTCCTACGCAGGCATCTCTGAGACTGTGATTCACTTTGTAATTTATGAAAGCATAAAGCAAAAACTGATGCAATCAAAGGCATCTTCAAACATGGATCCTGAAGAAGATTCTGTGAAATATGCCTCTGACTTTATTGGCCTGATGCTAGCCGCTGCAACATCTAAAACATGCGCCACCAGTATAGCATATCCACATGGTTAGTATCTTTTGTGTGCATCTGAATCTTTAAGTTTTTTTGGTGCTTTTCCCAGCCTGTTATAGCTTTTATATACATCTTAATAGGCTATTCCAGTTAAACCTAGGGTAGGTAAAACATATTCTGATGAAATATCAGTGCGCCCTCATTTCTCCTTTGCTGTTCCTGCCCGTTTACTATCCCCAGATTCCCTCATGATTTCTTTTGTGGGGGATATCTTTGACTTGAGTTAAAACTATTTCTGACTCGGTATATAACACTATGGAGCCATGACTTGTTGATAGCCTCAAGCCCATTTTCCTAGTTGCATATGTGAAAAAGTTATACCGGTCCACAAAAACTGTATAATACTAAACTAACTGTTGAATACTAACATatagtaaattttaaaaactcaaaTATAGTTTATCTAAATGTAAATCTGGTCTTTTCTCATTTCATTGGCTGACTATTAAGGCTGAGCATTATTTTCAGTAGTTGTTAATGACCATTCTTTTAGcagtattttaaaatttttaatttctcatccttgtattcaaatccctccatggcctcgcccctctctatctgtaacctcctccagctctatgcacctccaattctggcctcttgcgcaaccgattttcatcgttccatcattggtgaccgtgccttcagctgcctaggtcctaaactctggaattccctccctaaatctcaccgcctctctacctccctctcccttttaagatgctccttaaaacttacctctttgagcaagattttggtcacctgtcttaagtggttgtgttaaattttgtttgataacacccctgtgaagtgccttgggacgttttgccacAGTAAAGGCTGTTGTTGTATTAGATCTACACTTTGTAATGAACAGACTCCTAGTAACTTTCACCAGCATTTGTGTGTCTCAgcagcactttttaaaaagaggacaGACTTTCACTATACCCTGAAACAAAAACTAAAATACTGCAGCAGCTGGAAATCAAACAagtacaggaaatgctggaaacactcagcaagtcaggcactgCATCTGTGGACAGAAGTGACAAGTCAGCATTTCAGGCATTGCCCATCAGAAACCAgaaaatattacagatgaacagctcaTAAGAAGGAACACagtgaggtggtggtgggggggcgggggtagaaCGGCCACAAGAAAGATGAGCTGTAAAGTGGTTAGGTGGAAAACAGGCAAGTCAACACCAGGGGTACAGACCACCCTGCCGACGGTGTACCAATGGGGGATCCCAACTCCAAGCacccacccgctcccttccctatCTTGATCAGAAATGTTGAAATGAGGTTAATGGGAGTCAGTAACCTGGATGTAGATTTCAAGTCATTGCCTTATATTTGACATTAATTTTTGATTCCTATGCAGTTTTAATGGTTTTCAACATCTCTTGGAATATCTGATTTACCCAGCACAAATGCAATGTTCTGTAAACTACATGTACAGAAATGTAATaatataagaaatagaagcaggagtagggcatatggcccctcgagcctgctccgccattcagtaagatcatggctgagtctcctcaactccactttcccgacctagccccatatcccttgattcccttagtgtcccaaaatctatcaatctcagtcttgaatatactcaacaactgggcatccacagtcctctggggtagagaattccaaagattcacaacttagtgaagaaatttttcctcatctcagccctaaatgaccatccccttatcttgagactatgactcctagttctagactctccagcctggaaacagcctctcagcatctaccctgtcaagccctctaagaattttatacattttaatgAGACCCCCTCTTATTATTCTTAAgcagagaatgtaggcccattctactcaatctctatgcgtgggtcaaccctctcatcacaggattcaatctagtgaaccttttttgcgccccctctaaggcaagtatatccttccttagataaggagaccaaatctgtacacagttttccaggtgtggtctcactggaGCCCTACATAATTATAGCAAgagctccttactcttatactccacccagctaacataccatttgccttcctaattgcttgctgtacctgcatggtaactttctgtgatttgtgcacaaggacacccaattccctctgaaaaccaacatttcttggtctctcactttttaaaaaaaaatctgctgttcTATTCTTTCCACCAAAGTGATTAATTTCAcagttccccacattatactccatctgccaccttcttgcccaatcaaaTGGAATTTATAAATGCAAAGGGGGTAACAGGCACAGGAAGTGGAAGAGATTGAGTGTATAGTGGATGTGAACATTTTCTTTCAGTGCTGGAAATCAGGTTTAAATCCACCCTAGTGACTGTATGAAAGTATTTATTGGCTCTTAAGGTCCCATGTGAAATGAGACTAGACAATGCCACTGTTAAGAGGAGCATTTTTTGATCATAAATTGATTGTTTAAAATTTCTTTTATACAGAGGTCATAAGAACTAGGCTACGAGAAGAAGGAACAAAATACAGATCCTTTTTTCAGACATTCTCATTAGTAATATCTGAAGAAGGTTACAGATCACTCTATCGTGGTCTTACCACTCATCTGGTCAGACAGATTCCAAACACCGCTATAATGATGGCCACCTATGAGCTTGTAGTTTACCTGCTTGATGGATAATGAAAAAGCTGATTTAATGTGAGAACATGGAAGACCAAAGGATTTGACTGGACCAGAAAACCCCAGATAGATTTTAATGCTGAGAAAGATGAATCAATTGTGAAGATTTAAGCTGCTGTTAAGACACAGAATGTCTGATACCTGAAGAAAACCTGCTCTGATCCAGGAGCCATTAGTCCCTATGGCATTGTCTTAAAAAGACAGAATCACTTCACTTGAAGGGGAACAGTTGAACAAATCTAAATTTTACATTATCCTAGTTCAGTGTTTCTTTATGTACCATGTTTCGTTATAGTATAGTATCagtattatgattttttttcccctaaagCATTCAATTTTAGTGGTTTAGCTGAATACCTTTTTTAATCATACAAACATAATTCTTACAGCCCCATCACTTCGCTGATAATACTATGTGCAAAAAAATACCCTTGTTATCATGCACACTGTTCCAATAATGTTGGAAGCAGTCAGTAATCAATGGGAGTTGAGGTTCTCACCCATATTTTCTATAGCAACCTTTATTAATCACATTTTGAAGTGAAAATTTAGCGAAGATGTTTTACATTCTTCATTCAATATTAAAGCCTATAGAATATTGCATCGTAGTGGTGCTTTCTATGGTTTATTTTACAATTTTTGAATAAAGCCAGAAATGCATCAATTGCAATctagtgtcctggtacaagagtTTCTCTCAGAGCAGCAGAAAAATAGTCTTCACAGTGTTTCCTTTAGGGAAATTACAACAGGTTTGCACAGTAACATTGCTGTGTATCAGTTACTTTAATAGCCAACTCTGCAGAAATGTAACTAAACTTGATGATGTGCACCTCTGTTGATGACTACTAAATATTTTTAGAATTTGTTTACTTGGCATCTAAAATATGAAGGTAAATGAATATAAAGCAAGATAATTTAAGATTGATTTGTTTAGTGTTCCCCTTAAAAAGTTGCATGTACTTATTGTGGGATATATATAGGCTGTATTGAGAATTGTTTGAGAAACAGAAATCTACTTCAAGAATGATTGCAGAAACAATCAACATGTAATCAGCCTATAGATGCCTGCAAAAAGGGATGCTAATGTTCAACAAATGGAGCAGTTTGAAGAAGAAAATATGTAATACTCCAGTATATATTGCAAATGTGAATTATTTTCTGAAGTAGGTGGCTTTGTCTAGAAAATTTCCTCAAGCACTTTGTGGCCTTTCTACCTTGTGGATTTTGTTTGTTCTGATGGTTTCAGTTCATAAATCGTCAAAATTATGTTCTTaacaaaaaaaactttcaaaaaaaGTCTGTTCACTCTGGAGTACAATTAGTTTCCAGTGATAAAGCTGTGCATTGTGCAGTATAAATCACTTCTAGACCCATGCTCTACGTTATATAATTTATGTATTTTTGGATTTTGGACGAGAATAGCATACTCTTAAGTATTTGCAACCTACATTTTTGCATTTGTTGAAACCTGCTgaacaaaatgtttttaaaaaaatttttaaacctCATTTGAGGTGTTTCCTCTGATCATAATATGGAACTTAAGAGACCGTGCTAAGATCTCTCCATAATTTGATAGAGTGCAATTTTGTTTATCCAAATCTTTGTACATAAAACAGATTCTATTGAGCTGGGGAACAGAAATGGAGTTTAACATTTTGACGGTTTAAGAAACAGAAGTCTGATCAGTGCACTGTGTACAGAAAGAAATGAGATAACTGAAAGATGTGTCTCACACAATTTGTTTACAACTCAattaagacatttttcaatacaaCTGATTGAAGTGTGGGTGCATTTGGCAAGTTGTGGTACTAGAGCAGAATAACTTCATCAAAAAAACAAGTTGCAAGGCAATATTAATGTGATTTTACAGTTTAGTCATCACCTATTTGTAAGTGTAAATCTATTTTCAGAAATATTAACCATCCAGAATCTCAAACGCACAAGACTTGTATTGAGCTATAAAGCCGAGGACTCTTTAATTTTTTAATGGTTATTTCTCATTACTGATTGCGTCGTACCGTGGAAGAATCTGGTCTGCACTTGAGCTGGGATTATGCAGCTCTTTCATCTCCTAGTCATTGTTGTTTTAATTCTACAACAATACCAATAATTATGTGATCACTCCAACTGTTAACAGAATTTGACATTCTACAGTATATCTAAAGTAAATATGCCAATTTAGTAAAAGACTGATACTTTGCAACAATATTGCTGTTCAATTCCAGTCCTAAAGTGTGCTTGATCCTTTTGCATAATGCATCCTTGGATGCAAATAATGTATGTACGTACTCTGTACAAGATCATTAATTCTTCAAAGTCTTCATGTGCTTTGGATGCTTTTGCATTGCAAAGGATTAAAAATGGAATATTAGCAAATGCTACTACAATTTCATTAATATACATTGTATGTGGTATTCCTGCATGTCTCTAACTAAATACAGTATATTGACCTGTCGCACAAGAATATTTAAACAGCTAGAAGAAAACGTGTTTACAAGTTCACACAAATATGCCTCTCATCCACAGTTTCAGATTCACAATATCTCTGTGCACTCCATTTAAGGAAGAACTCAGAGTTTGTTTTACATGGCTCAGATTTAGTCACTCTAG encodes the following:
- the LOC137331559 gene encoding solute carrier family 25 member 36 isoform X1; this translates as MNQKDPLVHLFAGGCGGTVGAILTCPLEVVKTRLQSSSVTLYIPEVHLSTINGARVSRVARVSPGPLHCLKMILEKEGPRSLFRGLGPNLVGVAPSRAIYFAAYSSSKEKLNTVLEPDSSQVHMVSAGVAGFTAITATNPIWLIKTRLQLDARNRGERRMSAFECVRRVYRSDGIRGFYRGMSASYAGISETVIHFVIYESIKQKLMQSKASSNMDPEEDSVKYASDFIGLMLAAATSKTCATSIAYPHEVIRTRLREEGTKYRSFFQTFSLVISEEGYRSLYRGLTTHLVRQIPNTAIMMATYELVVYLLDG
- the LOC137331559 gene encoding solute carrier family 25 member 36 isoform X2; the protein is MNQKDPLVHLFAGGCGGTVGAILTCPLEVVKTRLQSSSVTLYIPEVHLSTINGARVSRVARVSPGPLHCLKAIYFAAYSSSKEKLNTVLEPDSSQVHMVSAGVAGFTAITATNPIWLIKTRLQLDARNRGERRMSAFECVRRVYRSDGIRGFYRGMSASYAGISETVIHFVIYESIKQKLMQSKASSNMDPEEDSVKYASDFIGLMLAAATSKTCATSIAYPHEVIRTRLREEGTKYRSFFQTFSLVISEEGYRSLYRGLTTHLVRQIPNTAIMMATYELVVYLLDG